In Phyllopteryx taeniolatus isolate TA_2022b chromosome 5, UOR_Ptae_1.2, whole genome shotgun sequence, the DNA window TTTTACCAGATGTTggcaacaacccaagtaatccaaccatacaaagaaagtagaacaaataagctcagaaattaagttgtgtataataatgtgaaatgacacaaggaaaaagtaACACATGatgaaagggaggtgcaaaatggcatggaaagccaagacaacaccaaaAGTCTTATCGGTAATCAAACAGcaaatccagccccttgtcggtgcaaatgaatattagctggttcagtcctaattgatggcctacaaaaaggtctcattgccaaggtgtgagttaagacacatctcatgatgggcaATGCATGCCACTAGTTTTTCCATACAGGAggagtcttgaagctgtcattgcaatcaaaggcttttgcacaaagtattaaataaataccagttggcgtgttcaatacttttttccccgtgtcatttcacattattacacacaacttaatttatgagtttatttgttctactgtcttacttgggttgttgctaacatttggtgaaattttcaagtcaataacacctttggaaatatatttgcgaaaaatggtgacgtgttaaatacttatttcagcgctgtgtgtgtgtgtaatttccAGCCTGACATTAAAAAGAGATGTTTGATGGCTTTGGGGTTAGAGTCCTGTGCAACTTGTTCGATCAActcatttaatttttctttgtgtACCGGAGAACAAAAAAGGACCTTCCCAAGACTTtccccacaaagttggaagcataaaAGTGCCCAAATGTTCTTCAGGTGGAAATATGGGGGCCTGGTTACATTTGTCTTCATAGTGTagttcaggggtgtcaaactcatttttgtcacggaccacatcgcagttatgacttCCATCGGAGGGCTGCTACGACTGCGCACCCATATAAAGGAAAGATTAcctcacatactgtaattacagtatacacaacacattgatgaataaccagttttgaaatcagaagcctataaaaacatgtttttcaactattacatttcttttcaaagggggattggtaacaaatgcttgtaaatatccatcaatccatttttcgTACCtctattctcacaagggtcgtgggcgtgctggagcctatcccagctatctttgggcgagaggcggggtacaccctgaactggtcgccagccaatcgcagggcacatagaaacaaacaaccatttgcgcacacattcacacctatgggcaactgagtcttcaaccaacctaccatgcatgtttttgggatgtggaaggaaactggagtacctggagaaaacccgtgCAAACACGGGAGGAACATgtacactccacacaggcaaggccgggatttgaaccctgtactaaccagtcgaccaccgtgccgccgcttgtaaatttacaccagaacacaatgtgcaattttgatttgcttttgcgggccacataaaatgatgtggtgggccggatctggcccctgggccaccagtttgacactaGTGGTGTAGATAACACAATCGAAGCAAAATATGTTATCTGCAATACTGGCCACCACTAAAGATTCAgttcttgatttaaaaaaaaataaaaaaatctatatatatgcatatatatcattatatataaaatgaaatcattgaaaCAGCAATAATCGTAAAATTCTTTATTCATAAACTTGATGCAAGTTTACAAATTACTGTACATGGTCAAAATGTCTAAAtggggggggaggaaaaaaaaaaaaaaaaaaaaaaggggatttGGAAAACCAAAGCAAGCAAATCGTGCCGGatgccatcatcatcatgtttgTTGGTTTAAAGAGATTCAACTTTTCGAAAGAGTTCAGTTAGAAAAGTGTGCAAGTCCATTCACCACTGCATGACTTTCCATCTTCAATCATCTCTCATTTCGCCCCTCAGAGTAGAGTTTTGGCATCGGCAGGTAGGCAACCACACCAGCTGATCATGGTTCTCTCAGGTGAGCACACTTTTGAGTGAatgttacaaaatgaaaaacaaacaatgctgCCAGACCAGAGCTACATTCCGGTGCTTCGCAGGAAGCCGTCCTCCAGTTGGCATTTATAAATCAACTGTAATGCAATTGCAATGGGACATATGGTGATCCACGATCCTTTGTGTTGCTATAGGCCTATTTCAATTGTGTCTGAAACGTGATCAGAAGTTGAGCAGAGAGTTCCCTCCTACGTGTAATTAGTCCGTGTCGCCTTTAAAACTTCCGGAGGTTACTTCAAAGTTTGATTCAAAGCAGTGACGACGGCCAATTTAAGACAAATTTTACATTCTTACACTATCAGCAATCCTTTCATTTTCCACACCAAAAGCAACACAGAAGCACATCTGCATATCGTACCGATAAAGGACAGCCATATTACTTTATTTCCCTACAGGTTAACCCAACTCATCTCTTATTTCATGTAACAGGCTTGTGGTTTTGTAACTCAAATGCAAAGGTGCAAACCACGACAAGCAAAGTATGCCAATTACTAACCCAACATCCTTTGTTTACTCCGTGAGGACAATTCCAGTGGGACTCTAGTAAAGAGGGATGAAATCCATGTTCATGGCCACAACTGAGCATGGCACTGCAACTATAACCACATCAACCCTGCTGCTGTAACTAATAGAACACTAGCAGGGATGATGGACAGGAATAAGGCAAAAGAGCTCCTTAACGGTTTCTATTTCTGCTGAAACATGGCATGATGTTCACTTAAAAGCATCATGCTCTGTTTATCAACAATGAGCAGATGCCagagtcatttttttaaatatcaaccCAACCCTCTCCGACGATAACCCATCGCTTATAGTCTCCTCTGGACCCAATGCTCCCCCAAGCTCTTTTAAAAGATAGAGTGGCaggtcattttaatttaaaaataaccaTCCAAACTATGACAACTGGCTCATTTATTGTCTAGGATGCTCATGTAAAGTAACATTTACTAAATCGTTTGAAAACAGTAACTGTGTACCTGTTAACACAAAATCAATTAAAACGTGAGGTGACGTGCCACTTTGAGGGCTTCAGAATGACTTTTAAAACTCTTATTTAAAGTCCACTTTGCCATAAGCAGCTAAAGAAGAAACGTTTCCCCCACATTCAGACTGGAGAAAGGACAATCGAAGATATATGAACAGGGCAGGTAACGCCCTCACATCATACGAAGGAATACTTGTCAGATGAACCAACCAGATGGGTCTGCAAGAAACGTGACGCACTCCCAGCAAGTcagatggggggaaaaatactCAAAAGAAAATGAGACACTTTGACCCATGTTCCCAGTGCATAGTGATCGGAGCTGCTTATCCATCCTCTTTAGGGGGTGTGTACCAGcctggagaagaaaaaaaacctcaatagTGCGTCCGAACATCTGTGCGAGGACTGATCCCGAGTCAGTGACCAAAGTGCACGTACCATTCTTTTCGTGAATCTGCACAAGGGATTTGTATGACTGTTGTGCTCTGGCAAGATTGTACTGGTTCTATGAGACGAAAACATACAATTAGATGcagaaaaatacaacatcaacTTTTGACCACAGTTTTTTCATTGCCATTTATTTGTCAGTCTTTTCGCAGGCTgactaaaagaaaaaactaagtgttttaattcatttcatgaCATCGCTCATAACACAAATCGctagtatctcaaatcatctttccccatcaaaatgaatggaaatgtcatgatTCCATTTCAacgtccccccccaaaaaacaccaacacgtttttggggaaaagttttcaaatgagaaaaatagcactctacagtattgtaatttatttttaaaaaattgtagcaaaaacataattaaggaattcaacagtttgggcatcatgataattcaatggacattgtgctgctcctttttcTTAAAACCAccaaggggcagtataatacatacagacatactaCACAGAGTTGACGATGAAATACAGAATACTAAGTTGCAAAGTGTTGCACAGAGCATAAAGAAAGAGTATTTGTCCGTATTGTGTATTTTCTATCTGCAAGTTTTGCTACCGcttgtatttcaaatatttgtaattactGCATTGTCAATCCTCGTATCTTTAGcgcatctatggcattttgcattgtgcataagcattaggctagcagactttcataatggtttggttaaatacacatgtaattctctttgttttatgtttagttttataaTAAATTTCAtgtgggagtggcaataaactgaATTTTTCACAtggccattttctttttaagaattttacccaattttccaaactgctgcttgttgcgaAGTTTGCTCCCATCAAACCTCACGCTCACAACTCCAACCTTTGCTTGCAAGCccagacaagaaaaaaacaaaacataacagcaacaacaacaaaactcgGCCGAGCAAATGGCTTGTACCTCGGAAAAGGTTGTATGTCGGGTCACTTGTGAAGTGAGGTACCACTGGACTGCTGGTTCTCAGTTTATGACCGTACCAACATAGAGGGTTACGAACAGTGTGCAACGAACTAGTTTGGACAGCGGCGTAAGAAATGGTCATCACAATGCACAAGAAGGCCCGCTCAGTTACCACCgtgcttactgtttttcattggctCGTTTTAGACTAATTGCCTTggaatgtttttcatacaattaCATGTAATTAAGACTTGACTTCCGCAATAGCGTAGGTCAGTGATAATCCAAGGCGCATTCTGACTTAAACACACAATCGGGTTATGTCGCCACCTGAGGAGCGGAGCTACGTTGTAACCGAGGACCCCATGTAATCGTCAGCCTAATGGAGTATGGAAAGGCCGATATACAAACCCCAACTTCATtttgtataaaacaaaaacataatacaatgatttgcaaatccttttccactgctattcaattgaatacaatacaaagacatttaaaatgttcaaactgatcaactttattgttttcttgcaaatattcactcattttgaatttgatgccttcaACACGTCCctaaaaacctgggacaggggcatgtttaccactgtgttacatcaccttttctttttacaacacTCAATAAGGGTTTGGGAACtgtggacactaattgttgaagcttcgtaggtggaacactttcccattcttgcttgatgtacaacttcagttggtCACCATTCCGGGGTCTCCGGTGTCGGATTTTGCGCttcgtaatgcgccacacattttcaatgggagaacaGGTCTTTCCTGCTggcaggtcagtctagtacttttactacgaagccatgctgttgtaacacatgcagaatgcggcttggcattgtcttgcggAAATAAGCTTGGACGTTCCTAAAAATAAacatgttgcttggatggcagcagactgTATGGTGCTCCTAAACccgtacagtggaacctcgataaaatggTCCCCAATAAAACAGACCgttgggactgaacaatgtgtccaaaaatagtttccatttgtcacttaataTGTTATTGAAAAAGCCGACGAAATAACTATAAGTTAATGGATTCTCAAAAGATTTGCTCGTGACAGCCCTGCTTCAAAGACACCATcctgaaatgtatttatggtGGACATGGAAGAAAACACGGTCAGTCTTTTCTCTCTCATACAtgctatgtatatatacatacatacatacatacacgtatacacacacacacacacacacacacaaacacatacataacatacataaacacacacatatatacacacacacacacacatacttgcacacatactgtgggtcaaaaaagtatttcgtcagccaccaattgtgcaagttctcccacttaaaaagatgagaatatATACAAGTCTACTCAGCTATGCCATTTTCTGCTTCTGAATGATCCCATGGCTGACTTGGAGCCTATCACGATGACAAAACTTGCATTTCCTTGCATCAGGGTCATTTCAGTGCACGGTGACAATTGTCTGGTGCTAACCTCTCCCGAATTGGTTTTTCGGGTGTGCTGTCCTCAGTTTTAAATGCTATGTTACACAGGATGGGCACTCAGGGCgcgttaaatcaaacaaaacatggctctTATGCAGTTGCTGACTTCCCCAAAATTATCAGAGTGATACATTTCTTTTCTGTAACTCATCAATGTTGGTTTGTCTTCTACttacacttccaattccatcatttcaaacttcattttgcgtTTGCGGTGCTCTCCTAAATGGTGAAAACCATTTTGAGGAGCACCGCAAACACACCCGTAGCGCaaaacccacatttaaatatggcaGTTTCCACCACTTTTACATGTTGCCAACAGCCCACACAATCATTTAGAGTGAATGAACATGCAATTTAGTacccgctatttgggatcttactAAATCAGGCCTCAAGTGTGGGGtctttcacattttacaaatggttACGATGGTAAAATCAGTAGGAGTGAAATGGTTCACATCAACATAATCACCCTGACCATGTTAATGTGAAGGTACAAGCATGACTAAAGACTAACATAGAAAGCAATAATTGATGAATACAAGATTGTGTCACCTTATTGGCCCCAAACTGAACTCTGGCCTTTCCTTTCACTAGAGTTGCATTTATCTGCATAATAACAGATTCTATGGAATAGGCACTGCTCCATCcctgcaaaacacacaaaacaaaaaaaggcattaaTGTTAATCTTCTGGAAATCAGAGTCATGTCGTGACACAAGCTCGATTCCACACCTGCTTAGTGAGAAGTTCCATACACAAGGCTCCTCCTCCTAGAACATAACtggaataataacaataatacaaaacaagTTAGAGAATAGTGTCTCAAAATCAATTTGTATGCAAACTGAACAGGAGTAGATATGCACACACTCACCCTCCGGAGAGCACAGGAGCGACAACCCGCACAAAAGGTGGGTCAAAAGGAAAATTATCCTGTCATACCAAGAAAAGAATACAAATTTTGACACAAATCTTTAgactaaaaagaaaattcaacagAGCTAATGACACAACTCACTTTATAAGAGAAATTGAGCAAAATGTAGTCCACGCCTTCCTTTTCCTTTAAGACCTGCAAATCACTATGCAGCGGACTATCTGGATCTACcctgtaaaaaaacaataaaagctcAAATTATCAAGAGCACACAACACATACGCGGGACATAATGACTAGAAGTGAGTCTTCCTGACTTACGTCCTTAACTTGACATGCCAGTCATAAAGGCTGTCATTGACGAGTTCCACTGAATAAATACCTGtgaagtgacacacacacagttatagAAAGTACATGCATGAGATCATGAATAAAAGCAGGCAGACCATTGGTGAAGCACTGTTTCAATGtgtaaacacacatacacacaaccacttaaaaatgttcaactaacAAGGAGCTataaaaaaggatggatggatatgtgccGATGATACGAATTGAATGGCCTTTCATGATGGGAAAAACTGGGTCAGACTTGCAAACTTTCTCAGCCTTTCTGAGTTGTCTCAATAACACTGAATTGTTTTCTCACGTACTGTAAATGTCCCCTTAATCTTATCCAACAGGGGGAGAACAGTGGACCTTTAgtgacagacatgcaaacaccaaaggcatgaaaaagtagatttcttaaaaaaattattttaacataaatgaagcaatctggaagactctgaagagtacaataaggcaaaataaacacattttcttcacacagaaaaatatttatttataccgctcgagtacatgttgatgtacaaatttaagattacaattaaatttgcctcatttctttgcttttttgttctggcctccaaatTGAGCCAGGCCcacctccacctgcacctgatgcctgcttcaagctgtgccacatgaatagcatcctcctctttaagcactctcattctggaaaagaattgactaaaatcactgtctgtttcacttcatttttcaccattaccaacttcaaaggctaatccggaatgcatcctccaggaaaacatcaagtacaatatttttctgtttttatcgCCCATTTCTgaatctgatgagcaaaaatgttgcttaaacgtaagggTAGCAAAAGAGGATGTCCGCTGCAGAGGTggatagagtagccaaacattgtactcaagtaagagtactgttacttgacaataatgtgactcaagtaaaagtaaaaagtagtcctccaaaaaaatcacttgagtaagagtaaaaagtacacagtaaaataattactcaagtactgagtaaatagggAGTAACTTCTGTTTTaatcacagcatgaacatcaattaaaaaaaataataataataaaatgtgaatgttcaattctgatgttgctgtgtgtgtgtgtgtgtgtgtgtgtgtgtgtgtgtgtgtatatgcacagtcaaaactacaaaaaaacatctgcaatttactgcaaggtgttttctcaagttatgggtgatctgaaatatccacatttgggcagacggtgccagacaaatactacaataaatgaaagccattgtttttgttcgcctaaatgtaaacaagagtagcgcgccgttcgttgccttcatggtaacgacgaccttccgaAAATGGTAGCCACGTAGGACGACggtcagccgggctggcttatctagtattaatacctatgcccaggaagcccaatagaagacgttatgtaaggtcatgtgactttcttgtcgtttgattggtgaactagacttaagcGTCATTACCGCTTAAATTGGACTGGCGCAAACAGCACCCAATGCAGAAGtcaaagtcgtagtctcgcgcacaaaatagttgataaataagctataattgataaataaaagtagcgagcggcatttagatcattgtaatggagtacaATGATCGGATCggagtaccgttacttcttaacagcagaagtgttttttctggtctggtcTGGTCAGGGGGAAAAATTCAATAATTAAATCGttggatctatacgattcacgtaaatggcctattttgagttcaaaatggcgaATTTAGCCGAAAGGCGACTAATTTGCATGCATGTAGTGAATGTTGCTGTGGGCTGCTTTGGTGAAGATTAGTGGTGTAGCAAAAGCCAGCAAAAGGTGCCTTAGTCACCTGTCTTGTAACTCTGTGATCTGTAGATCTCCCTGAGTTCCTTCATGAGGCGGTCCGAAGCCTGCACAGAGCCAGAGACTGCGCCCTGAAAAATACACAAGTGGGTTACATCAATGCTGCAGCACCTTAACAACAGCCAATTAACTATTCAAATTGgggaaaatgtaatgaaaatacAGTCATAGCTTTATACATCCTTATGAATGCATTAAGTATGCTGTCTCATATCACtaccaaaacaaatatttttgggcaaCAGTAGCTCATCTAGCACTTGGGCTTCATAACTGGATATGGTGactgttggagagatgctagtctgttTCCTGACTACTGTCGAGAtgttctttttatatatatatatatatatatatatatatatatatatacacacatacacacacacacacacacacatatatatatatatacacacacacacatatatatatacatatacacacacatatatatacacatacagacacatatatatacatacatatacacacatatacatatatacacatgtatatatatataaatacacacatgtatatatatatatatatacacgtacatatatacatacatatacacgtatacacacacatatatacacgtgtgtgtgtgtatatgcatatacacacacacacatagatacatgttatgtgtatatatgcatatatacacacacacacacacagacacattacataatttatgtattttttatttttttttactggcggGAATGGGCTTCCATAATACTGTAATGTCTTCGGCcaacaaaaaactatttacaaaacaatttttcaaCATAATGAGATTCTCTGTCCTGATCTGTCAAAGCTGCGCAGCTAAACAActcatgaaaatgtgttttggccACCATAGTTATAACGACAATCTCAATTTGCAGCCGATATTGTCATTCAAAAGACATATTTCCATTTCAGACCATCCATTAACTTTATCTCCTATTACACTGCctgcatttatgtatttatttatgccTTTTTCCAGGTCGCTGTTCTGTACAAACAGCGCCGCCAGGACAGGCGTGTGAAGTTAGACACATGCCATATACTTGTCCTGTCTGCCAAGTGTTATACCTCACACTTCTGGCACTGTTGCTGTCCTGCATCCAATTGTCTGACCAGGGTGTGTGCACACAGTTTAGTACAATCTCCCACTTCACTAGTTTGTGTGTAAAAGCGCATAAATTCCTAAATTCCCACAAAATTCTGCATCTTCTGATCCAGCACTTAGGGGGTTGTCCGTCTAAAAGGATTTGAATTGAACGGATGATTtataaaaaagtttattttacaTACAATTATGGTCTAAATCTGCCTGATACTTAGCGATAAAACACTTTCTTACTGctcctaaaaaaaaactgagaatttGTGACCATAATGATAAACAAAATGCGAAAATGTTGCACATCTTCTGTAATTCCTGTGTATCTAGATGGGATGCAACGATTAAAGTTCACTACTTGGGGTTAAGGTTACATAGCATCTTCCCCTTTCCAAGAGACAAGTCAGTGGTTTGCGGCACGGAAAACACGGAAAGAAAAAGCACTTACATTCAAGTGGTCCTGTCTCTGGTTTTTACGGATCTTCTCTAAGATGGCCAGGTGTTCTTTTTCAATCCCATCATCCTCAGACTTTTTGCCATCCACCGGTTCTTcttctttcatgtcataatGGTCCAAGTCTTGGTCCAGGTCAATGTCCTGCTGCCACAGTGGATCAGTGGTATTTAGATAAAAGGGTAATAAAActagaaacaaagacaaatgccCTTAATGAAACCACATTGGCACCTCTCCCAtttcttcctcctcatcttcctctgaCGTCACCTCATCTGATGGTCCGTGCTGAAGTGTTGTGAAACGTGTGTTACAAGCTGGGATTGTTTCGGCACAGTGAATAAAAccttgactttatttttttaacttttatttatccgggtgaggcaattgagaacagatctTCATTTGCCAATGTGGCTGCGGACAGTCATTTCACGCTTACCTTTCGATCTTGGATAATGGGGCCAGCAGGCAGAGGCTGGTCGAGCATTTCTACATCTGGATGCTGAGGCAGGTTGTACAGTCGACACAGGTCACAAATGAGACGCTTCAACTGCTGAAGAAGCTGCGCAGAAAAGAAATTCTGGTTAACAATTTCCCCTCTGAAGAGCTGGAGTAGTGAGCAGACTTACCAACGTGCTCCCTTTTCTCACATCCTCCAAGCGCTCCAACACTTCCGCCAGACTTGGATCATCGGAGTCGACAAACCATATCGGGGACGTTGAAGGATAAGACTCCTGCAATGTAGTAAGCTGGTGTGTTAAACAGCTGACAAGATAACAAATCACGATAATCCTTAATCTTTCTATCGCTCTCTATCATTGTGTTTCAGTTAAAAAACTAATTCTTTGCTAAGTTAAATTCTTGTCGTCCGCCCTGCCGGCACATGCAACTGAAGTTAAGGAACACAGTACCTAGTCAGCTTCCACTCTAATGCAAATGAATGATGTGGTTAGTTAGTACAAGCATCTTTAGCTCAACCACATTAAAAGAATGGAATGCACACAGCAAAGTCAGCTACATGTACGCAAGGTGACATGTTCAGATTTGACTAATACACATTTTAGAAGAACAGCTTATTGAAAAGAGAGGTTAACCAACATTGTCACTAAAACATTGCTTGTACCACAGTTTGATGTAGAAGCAGATTATTATAATTGATAATAGGGGGAAATCGGATGATTGCTGATTTCTGTTACTGCAACATTCAGAAATGTTGCGCTAAAATCTGATATTAAACCAGGAGACACTGGATAAGTggaagaggatggatggatggatgacaacgAGAAAGCATGTATCCATCCTTCCTTGTATGAGTATTGTTGGTAACTATATCATCCCTCTATGACCGACCATCTTGTGGT includes these proteins:
- the LOC133478578 gene encoding ubiquitin-conjugating enzyme E2 Q2-like isoform X1, with the translated sequence MSVSGLKAELKFLESIFDPNHERFRIIDWKPDELSCQFNVTGEKLLIIHCNITESYPSTSPIWFVDSDDPSLAEVLERLEDVRKGSTLLLQQLKRLICDLCRLYNLPQHPDVEMLDQPLPAGPIIQDRKHGPSDEVTSEEDEEEEMGEQDIDLDQDLDHYDMKEEEPVDGKKSEDDGIEKEHLAILEKIRKNQRQDHLNGAVSGSVQASDRLMKELREIYRSQSYKTGIYSVELVNDSLYDWHVKLRTVDPDSPLHSDLQVLKEKEGVDYILLNFSYKDNFPFDPPFVRVVAPVLSGGYVLGGGALCMELLTKQGWSSAYSIESVIMQINATLVKGKARVQFGANKNQYNLARAQQSYKSLVQIHEKNGWYTPPKEDG
- the LOC133478578 gene encoding ubiquitin-conjugating enzyme E2 Q2-like isoform X2, whose amino-acid sequence is MSVSGLKAELKFLESIFDPNHERFRIIDWKPDELSCQFNVTGEKLLIIHCNITESYPSTSPIWFVDSDDPSLAEVLERLEDVRKGSTLLLQQLKRLICDLCRLYNLPQHPDVEMLDQPLPAGPIIQDRKHGPSDEVTSEEDEEEEMGEDIDLDQDLDHYDMKEEEPVDGKKSEDDGIEKEHLAILEKIRKNQRQDHLNGAVSGSVQASDRLMKELREIYRSQSYKTGIYSVELVNDSLYDWHVKLRTVDPDSPLHSDLQVLKEKEGVDYILLNFSYKDNFPFDPPFVRVVAPVLSGGYVLGGGALCMELLTKQGWSSAYSIESVIMQINATLVKGKARVQFGANKNQYNLARAQQSYKSLVQIHEKNGWYTPPKEDG
- the LOC133478578 gene encoding ubiquitin-conjugating enzyme E2 Q2-like isoform X3 codes for the protein MSVSGLKAELKFLESIFDPNHERFRIIDWKPDELSCQFNVTGEKLLIIHCNITESYPSTSPIWFVDSDDPSLAEVLERLEDVRKGSTLLLQQLKRLICDLCRLYNLPQHPDVEMLDQPLPAGPIIQDRKQDIDLDQDLDHYDMKEEEPVDGKKSEDDGIEKEHLAILEKIRKNQRQDHLNGAVSGSVQASDRLMKELREIYRSQSYKTGIYSVELVNDSLYDWHVKLRTVDPDSPLHSDLQVLKEKEGVDYILLNFSYKDNFPFDPPFVRVVAPVLSGGYVLGGGALCMELLTKQGWSSAYSIESVIMQINATLVKGKARVQFGANKNQYNLARAQQSYKSLVQIHEKNGWYTPPKEDG